From Pseudomonas fluorescens, one genomic window encodes:
- a CDS encoding integrase domain-containing protein has protein sequence MALVGRRDGRNFGYGRQLSYAGPQALKDLFAGGHFATVKAHSDRWQAFVRWCRSEDGPGYNDARQIDRQTLQDYAAYLRQQIQQGELCIATAQNRLSSVNRTLAALRGDQDVRIASPSQALGQKRSTVRTRAPDGQDHQQVRRVIEALVEQQHERLAAIVLLARTTGMRLREAILADLPRLQREAEHLGRINIQDGTKGGRSGASAPRWIEANKAVKATLQLARQASPPGSRNLLAQDESYAALLQRTVLPARETLHEHGLKGFHELRAAYACERYEQLTGHAAPINGGHCYRIDRDLDQQARQQISLELGHNRIDVVSAYIGGRA, from the coding sequence ATGGCTCTGGTCGGTCGGCGTGATGGTCGCAACTTTGGCTATGGCCGCCAGCTGAGCTACGCCGGCCCGCAAGCTCTCAAGGATTTGTTTGCCGGTGGCCACTTCGCCACGGTTAAAGCGCATAGCGATCGCTGGCAAGCGTTCGTGCGTTGGTGTCGGTCAGAAGACGGCCCCGGTTACAACGATGCGCGTCAGATCGATCGACAGACGCTGCAAGACTATGCCGCGTATCTGCGCCAGCAGATCCAGCAAGGTGAACTCTGCATCGCTACCGCGCAGAACCGCCTGAGCAGCGTCAACCGCACCCTCGCGGCGCTGCGCGGTGATCAGGACGTGAGGATCGCCAGCCCGAGTCAGGCGTTGGGACAGAAGCGTTCGACCGTACGCACCCGCGCGCCAGATGGCCAAGACCACCAACAGGTGCGGCGAGTGATTGAGGCGCTTGTCGAACAGCAACACGAGCGGTTGGCAGCGATTGTCCTTTTGGCCCGAACAACCGGTATGCGCCTGCGCGAAGCGATCCTGGCTGACCTGCCACGACTGCAACGCGAAGCCGAACACTTAGGCCGCATCAACATCCAGGACGGCACCAAAGGCGGCCGTTCAGGGGCATCAGCGCCGCGATGGATCGAGGCTAATAAAGCAGTGAAAGCGACGCTGCAGTTGGCTCGTCAGGCATCGCCGCCCGGCAGCCGCAACTTGCTGGCCCAAGACGAAAGCTACGCCGCGCTCCTGCAACGGACAGTGCTTCCCGCCCGCGAAACGCTACATGAACACGGGCTGAAGGGTTTTCATGAACTGCGCGCAGCCTACGCCTGCGAGCGTTACGAACAGCTCACTGGCCACGCCGCACCGATCAATGGCGGCCACTGCTATCGCATTGACCGCGACCTTGATCAACAGGCACGCCAACAAATCAGCCTTGAGCTCGGGCATAACCGGATTGATGTAGTGTCGGCCTACATTGGAGGCAGAGCATGA